Within the Opitutaceae bacterium TAV5 genome, the region GGGCGGCGGGCGTTTCCTTGATCGCCACGCCGGCGGCAGCGCCGCGCGGATAACGGATGAAGCCGGGGCCTTCCAGATGAAGGCTGGTGTGGAGCATGTCCACGAGTTCATCCTCGTCCTTCGGCTGCATGACGACGGCGTTGGGCACGCAGCGCAGCCAGGCGATGTCGAAGAGGCCGTGATGCGTGGGGCCGTCGTTGGGCGAGAGGCCGGCGCGATCCATGCAGAAGGTCACCGGCAGGTTTTGCAGCGCGATGTCGTGGATGATCGGGTCGTAGCCGCGTTGCAGGAAGGTGGAGTAGATCGCGACGACGGGACGGATGCCTTTGGTGGCGAGGCCGCCGGCAAAGATCACGGCGTGTTCCTCGGCGATGCCGACATCGAAAAACTGCTGCGGCAGCTCCGATGCGAGGAGCGAGAGGCCGGTGCCGCTCGGCATCGCGCCGGTGATGCCGACGATGCGGCGATCCTCGCGTGCGAAACGGACGAGGGTGCGGCCAAAGACTTCCTGCCACGCGGGGGGGGGAGGAGGGAGGGAGGGAGCCTCCGGGCAGCGGGCGGGTTTGCGGCTCTCGCCGGTGACGGGATCGTAGGGGCTGGCGCCGTGGAATTTTTCGGGCGAGTTGATCGCCGCCGCCAGCCCGCGGCCTTTTTTGGTGAGCACGTGCACGAGCACGGGCCCGTCGCAGTTTTTGGCGAATTCGAGGTTTTTGACGAGTTCGTCGAGATTGTGCCCGTCGATCGGGCCGAGGTAGCGGAGGCCGAATTTCTCAAAAAGGCTCGACTCGACAAAAAAGTCTTTCGTCTCGCGTTTCCACTTCATCCAGAGGCGGTGCATGTCGGGGCCGCCGGGCAGGCTGGTGAAGAATTTTTCCAGATCCCCGTGAATCTTGTTGTAGGTGGGGTGGGTGCTGAGGCGGTTGAGGTAGCGGGCCATCGCGCCGACGTTGCGGGCGATGGACCATTCGTTGTCGTTGAGGATGACGACGAGGCGCCGGGTGGAGCTGACGACGTTGTTGAGCGCCTCGAGGGTGACGCCGCAGGTGAAGGCGGCGTCGCCGCAGAGGGCGACGACGTGCTCGCCGGTGCCGCGCAGGTCGCGGGCGGTGGCCATGCCGAGAGCGGCGCTCAGGGCGGTGCCGGCGTGGCCCGCGCCGAAGGCGTCATGTTCGCTCTCGTGCCGGGCGAGGAAACCGCTGGCGCCGCCGGTCTGGCGGAGGTTGCGGAAAAACTCGCCTCCGCGTCCGGTGAGCAGCTTGTGGACGTAGCCCTGGTGGGCGACGTCGAAGACGAACTGGTCGCGCGGGGTGTCGAACACGCGATGCAGGGCGACGGTGAGCTCGACGACGCCGAGATTGGGCCCGACGTGGCCGCCGTTGCGTGAGGTCACGGCGATGATCTCGTCGCGGATTTCCTGCGCCAGTTGCGGGAGCTGGCCGGGCGCGAGCGCCTTGACATCGGCCGGCGAACGGATGCCGGGGAGAAGGGCGGGAGCGGGAGAATCGGATGTGGCCGGGTTTCCGGCGGGAGCTTGCATTGGCGGGAATGCGGAAAAGGTGTGGCTGGATGGAAAGTGCGGGAGGCGAAGAGGGCCGCGAGGCCGGAGGAGCGGAAGAGAGTGGCGCGCGGTCCTCTGTCAAGAGTCCTGGTCGAGCGGAAACGCGTCGAGGGCGACGGAGCCGTCTTTCTGCTTCTTGAGTTGTTCGATCCTGAGTTCGGCCTCTTTCAGGCGGGCTTCGCAAACCTTGAGCAGTTTGCTGCCTTCTTCGAAACGCACGAGCAGGTCGGCCAGCGGCACATCGCCGGTTTCCATCGATTCGACGATGGATTCCAGGCGCATCATGGCTTGCTCGAATGAAGGCGTTTCAGCGGGTTTTTTGTCCACAAGGGCGGAAGTTGGCGGGCGGGGGAGCGGTTTTCAACCTGTCTTTGCCGGAACGCAAGGAACTCGGGGCGCGTCGGGCCGGGAATGCTGCGGCCTCCTCTTGTGGGAACCTCTAAAAAAACAGATTTTCAACCACAGAGACACAAAGACACAGAGTTTCAGAAAAAGAGAATAAGCAACGAAATCTGTTTTATGCCTGCAAGATACGAAAAAAATAAAAAATCTCCCTTTGTGTATTTCTCTGTGTCTTTGTGTCTCTGTGGTTAATTTTCAGACTCCCCTTTATTTTGCGAAAAACGGGTTGTGCTTCTTTTCCTGGGCGAGCGTGGTCAGGGGGCCGTGGCCGGGGGCGAGCACGGTGTCGCGGGGGAGAGGGAGGATTTTCGCGATATTGTTGCGGAGCTGGTCGGCGTAGTGGGTGGGGCTGCCGCCCATCGAGGAGGCGAAAATCGAGTCGCCGCACACGGCGAGCGGCCAGCTCGCACCGGTGATATAAAAGGTGGTCAGGCCCGGCGAGTGACCGGAAGTGAGCAGCGTCTTGATGGCGAGGTCGCCGACGTGGAACCAGGCGCCTTCGCTGAAGTTCCGGGCGCCGGGGTGGTCGATCGTCTCGCGTTCGTGGGACCAGACTTCGGCGCCGGTGGCGGCGGCGAGGCGGGCGAGGTCGGCGATGTGATCCTCGTGCGTGTGCGTGAGAAACAGGTGCCCCACGCGGAGTTTTTCGGCGGCGATGGTGTCAAGCATGGCCGAGCAGTCGGCGCCGGTGTCAAAGGCCGCCGCCTCGCGCGAACGCGGGTCCCAGACGAGGTAGCTGTTGACCGTCATGTCGCCGAACGCGGTGTTGAACATGGCGAAGCCGCGCGGGAAGGCGGGCTGTTGCGGGTACCACTTCCTGAGGGCAAGGTCCTCGAGCGCGTCGGGCGAGAGTTTCAGGTGGCGGGCGATGCGGCGGATGACGGCCACGATGGGATCGCCGCCTTTCACGGCCTGGAGGTCATGCGCGGCGATGCCCGCGCGGGCGGCGAGGTTTTCGTCGGTGATGCCCAGGCCGCGCTGCGCCTTGGCGATGACGTCGGTAAAATTGTCTTCGAGCGAAATCCTCATGGAGGTGAAGTCAGACGGCATCGGCGGGTGGCCGGAAGCCAAAAGTCGGAGCCCGTCCGCCTGGCCCGCCGTTGCCACGGCGCAGATTTGAGGTTTACCGCCGCGGGCCGGCCCGCACGATGGCGCGCTATGCCGAAAAAGCCCGCCTCGGCCGACGACGAGGCTCCGAAGAAAATTTCCAGCTACACCATCAAGCTCGACGATGCGCAGATGGAGATCCTGCACGACATCTGCAAGGCGCGTCACTGGATGCCGTTCGAGGTCGCGTACACGCGCTTCGCCTACAAGGCCGACCACCTCAAGCTCAACCTCTCCGCCTACACCAGCGGCAAGGTCGTCATCGCGGGCAAGGGCACGGAGGATTTCGTGCGCGACGTGCTCGAACCCGAGGTCACCGGGGCGCCGAAACTCGGCTACGACGAGGTGCTCCATCCCGACTGGTTCGAGGCCCACGCCGGGCTCGACGAAAGCGGCAAGGGCGACTTTTTCGGCCCGGTCGTCGCCGCCACCGTGATCGCGGAAAGATCCGCCATCGAGGCCTGGCGCAAGGCCGGCGTGCAGGACTCCAAAAAAATCACCGGCAACCGCATCCTCGAACTCGACCGCCTCATCCGCGAGACGCCCGGCGTCGTGGCCCGCGCCGTTTATTGCGGCATGCCGAAATACAACGAACTGATGGCGCGCCCTCGCGCCAGCCTCAACAAGCTGCTCGCCTGGCAGCACGCCAAGGCCCTCCTCCAGGCGCTCGGCGAGAAACCCGTGCCGTGGGGTCTGCTCGACCAGTTCAGCGAACAACCCCTCGTGCAACGCGAACTCACCCGCCTCGGCGGCGCGCCCGCCGGCTTCGACCTGCGCATGCGCACCAAGGCCGAAGAAGACCCCGTAGTCGCCGCCGCGTCCATCGTCGCCCGTGCCGAATACGTGCGGATCATGAATATGCTCTCGCAACGCTTCGGCGAACCCCTGCAAAAAGGCGCCAGCGCCCTCGTGAAAAAGCAGGGCCTCGCCATCATGGAAAAATTCGGCGCCCGCGCGCTCGGCGACTTCGCCAAGCTGCATTTCCGCACCGCCTGGGAGATCGTGAAGGAAGCCGGCAAGCTCGACGAACTCCCGCTCCCCGAACCGAAGGAGCGCGTCGAGTTCAGGTCGATCGGCCGCAAACCGGCCTGACCCGCATCGCCGGCCGCATCACCGCCCAACCGAAAGGACAACGCACGCCATGCCCAAACGTCCCCAGCTCCGCGGCTTCGATCTCCGGCAACTCGCCGGCCACACCGGGCTGATCGGCGTGGACGAAGCCGGTCGCGGAGCGCTTGCCGGCCCGGTCGTGGCGGCGGCGGTGCTCGTAACGCGCGAGTTTCTCGAAAGCCGCTGGGCCGCGCATAACGCCACCCGCATCAACGACTCCAAACAACTTTCCGCGCCCGAACGCGAAGCGCTCGCCTTCGAGTTCGAGACGCTCGTCGCCGAAAACGCCATCCGGGTCTCCCCCGGTGTCGCGGACGTTTCCGAGATCGAGCAGTTCAACATCCTCGGCGCCACCAAACTCGCCATGCGCCGCGCGCTCGAAGGCATCTATCCGCCCGATGCGTTTACACGCATGGAGGAGCCCGACCTCTTCTCCACGCCCGAGCAGCTTGCCGCCTGGAGCCGGCAGGCCTCCTGCCGCATCATCATCGACGGCCTGCCCCTCAAGAGCTTCCCCTATCCGCATACCGGTGTCGTCAAGGGGGACGCCCGCTCGCTCGGCATCGCCATGGCCTCGATCGTCGCCAAGGTCACCCGCGACCGGCTCATGACCGAACTCGATGCCACGCATCCCGGCTACGGCTTCGCGCAGCACAAGGGCTACGGTACGGAAGAGCACCGCGAGGCCGTCCTCCGCCTCGGCCGCAGCCCGCAACACCGCGAGCTGTTTCTGCGCAAACTCCTCGCCGGCCGCGTGGACCCCGCGCAAATGGATTTTCTCGAAGCCTGACGCCGGCCGGCGTCAGGGGAAGTTTGCAGTTGGAAATTTGCAGTTTGTCATTGGCAGTTTGCAACGGGCAAGGGACTGCTGCTCCCGGCGGTAGTCGATGCACCGGAACATCAGCCGCCACCACCCATTACCAATTACCAACTGCCAATTACCAACTCCCGTCCACAGCTTCCCGTCACCGCAAGAGACTGAACCCATGTCCGCCGCCAAAAAACACTCCCCCCTCGACCGCGTTCTCGGGCAGATCAACAAGCTCGATACCGCCAGCCTCGCGACCCTCGCGCAGCGGCTGGCCCGCGAACGCGAGCTGTTCGAGAGCATCTTCAACATCCTCCAGGAAGGCGTTCTCGTCATCCATGCCGATGGTCATATCGAGTACGCCAATGCCGCCGCCCACCGCCTCGTCGGCGTCTCCGGCAACGCCTTGCAGGGTGATCTCCTCTGGCGCTTCGTCCCCGGCCTGCGTCCTTCGCTCGAACCCTCGCTCGACGGCACCGCCCCGGTCGTCACCCGCGAATTCGAGCTGACCTATCCCGAATCCCGCACGGTGCGCCTCTATATGGTGCCCTTTCACCCCGACGGTGTCGATTCCGGGCAGGACCCGGCGCCCCGCTTCGCCGTCATCCTTTCCGACATCACCCGCGACAAGCAGACCACCGAAGAACGCATCGAGAGCGAACGGACCTCCTCGATCCTGCTCCTCGCCGCCAGCGTGGCCCACGAACTCGGCAACCCGCTCAATTCGCTCACGATCCACCTCCAGCTCATCGAGCGAAAACTCCGGAAGGCCGCCGCCACCGCCGCTGACACGGCGGCTGTTCAGGGTTCAGGGTTTCGGGTTCAGAGTTCACGCAAACGTCGCGCCTCTGCCGACAACTCCAAACCCGAAACACCAAACTCCAAACC harbors:
- a CDS encoding 1-deoxy-D-xylulose-5-phosphate synthase (catalyzes the formation of 1-deoxy-D-xylulose 5-phosphate from pyruvate and D-glyceraldehyde 3-phosphate) → MQAPAGNPATSDSPAPALLPGIRSPADVKALAPGQLPQLAQEIRDEIIAVTSRNGGHVGPNLGVVELTVALHRVFDTPRDQFVFDVAHQGYVHKLLTGRGGEFFRNLRQTGGASGFLARHESEHDAFGAGHAGTALSAALGMATARDLRGTGEHVVALCGDAAFTCGVTLEALNNVVSSTRRLVVILNDNEWSIARNVGAMARYLNRLSTHPTYNKIHGDLEKFFTSLPGGPDMHRLWMKWKRETKDFFVESSLFEKFGLRYLGPIDGHNLDELVKNLEFAKNCDGPVLVHVLTKKGRGLAAAINSPEKFHGASPYDPVTGESRKPARCPEAPSLPPPPPAWQEVFGRTLVRFAREDRRIVGITGAMPSGTGLSLLASELPQQFFDVGIAEEHAVIFAGGLATKGIRPVVAIYSTFLQRGYDPIIHDIALQNLPVTFCMDRAGLSPNDGPTHHGLFDIAWLRCVPNAVVMQPKDEDELVDMLHTSLHLEGPGFIRYPRGAAAGVAIKETPAALPVGKAEGVRDGDDIMIWALGNMVADAQELADRLAAEEGISAGVVNARFVKPLDRDLLLEHAASVPLLVTMEDHVLAGGFGSAVLETLAAADAAAVQGSGFRVSGSGERRSFADNAEPETPNSKPAASAVAAVERIGWPDCFIGHGNDVATLRAGHGLDPESIFRRVVARWRHLQGASVESPAR
- a CDS encoding exonuclease VII small subunit, translated to MDKKPAETPSFEQAMMRLESIVESMETGDVPLADLLVRFEEGSKLLKVCEARLKEAELRIEQLKKQKDGSVALDAFPLDQDS
- a CDS encoding beta-lactamase, yielding MRISLEDNFTDVIAKAQRGLGITDENLAARAGIAAHDLQAVKGGDPIVAVIRRIARHLKLSPDALEDLALRKWYPQQPAFPRGFAMFNTAFGDMTVNSYLVWDPRSREAAAFDTGADCSAMLDTIAAEKLRVGHLFLTHTHEDHIADLARLAAATGAEVWSHERETIDHPGARNFSEGAWFHVGDLAIKTLLTSGHSPGLTTFYITGASWPLAVCGDSIFASSMGGSPTHYADQLRNNIAKILPLPRDTVLAPGHGPLTTLAQEKKHNPFFAK
- a CDS encoding ribonuclease HIII → MPKKPASADDEAPKKISSYTIKLDDAQMEILHDICKARHWMPFEVAYTRFAYKADHLKLNLSAYTSGKVVIAGKGTEDFVRDVLEPEVTGAPKLGYDEVLHPDWFEAHAGLDESGKGDFFGPVVAATVIAERSAIEAWRKAGVQDSKKITGNRILELDRLIRETPGVVARAVYCGMPKYNELMARPRASLNKLLAWQHAKALLQALGEKPVPWGLLDQFSEQPLVQRELTRLGGAPAGFDLRMRTKAEEDPVVAAASIVARAEYVRIMNMLSQRFGEPLQKGASALVKKQGLAIMEKFGARALGDFAKLHFRTAWEIVKEAGKLDELPLPEPKERVEFRSIGRKPA
- a CDS encoding ribonuclease H, whose translation is MPKRPQLRGFDLRQLAGHTGLIGVDEAGRGALAGPVVAAAVLVTREFLESRWAAHNATRINDSKQLSAPEREALAFEFETLVAENAIRVSPGVADVSEIEQFNILGATKLAMRRALEGIYPPDAFTRMEEPDLFSTPEQLAAWSRQASCRIIIDGLPLKSFPYPHTGVVKGDARSLGIAMASIVAKVTRDRLMTELDATHPGYGFAQHKGYGTEEHREAVLRLGRSPQHRELFLRKLLAGRVDPAQMDFLEA
- a CDS encoding histidine kinase → MSAAKKHSPLDRVLGQINKLDTASLATLAQRLARERELFESIFNILQEGVLVIHADGHIEYANAAAHRLVGVSGNALQGDLLWRFVPGLRPSLEPSLDGTAPVVTREFELTYPESRTVRLYMVPFHPDGVDSGQDPAPRFAVILSDITRDKQTTEERIESERTSSILLLAASVAHELGNPLNSLTIHLQLIERKLRKAAATAADTAAVQGSGFRVQSSRKRRASADNSKPETPNSKPAASAAAAGVAESIRICQEEVARLDGIITHFLEAIRPRPPDLAETDLMEVLGEVLHFQQRELEDRDIVIDAEMAPGVPCVMADRDQLKQVFFNVIKNAVQAMKPGGRLRIKSRADDDYVYLLFGDSGSGIRQKDLAQLFQPYHTTKADGTGLGLMIAQRIMREHGGQIGIESREHVGTVVTLQFPRKERRVRLLE